The Vibrio penaeicida sequence ACCGAACACAACAACTATATTGTAGGCGACTCTGAACAGTTTCGCGTCTCCATTAATAACACTATTATTAATCCGGATATAAATACCAAAAGTTGGTTATTTAATAAACACGACAAATACGATCACATTTTAATTACAAATAAGCAGAATGGGGATTATGTGAAGGTCATTCACAAAGAAAAATAGGGGACACACTTTATTGAGCAAATGGTAATAAATAGATGCGGTGAGTGATTTATTAATGTATAAAACAACTTAAAACTAGTCACTTGTTTCATACTCCAAAAAATGAAGTTGATTACCGCTTTTTCCCATCAAGAAGACATATCAGAAGCGATTCAAGATTTGAATTCACAAATCCCGCCAGAGCTCAATCCATCTCTGGCGCTTTGTTATTTCACTGAAGAGTATTCAGCCGAAACATTGCGAGTCGCGTTATCGGCACGATTCCCAAATACACCAATTCAAGGTTGCACATCTTGTAAAGGGATTCTTACTGAAAAAGGGTTTCATCGAGGTCCAGTCGTCGGTCTAATGCTGATTGAAGACAGCGCTTCTATTTCAGCTTATGGCACAGCTATTGCCGATACTACCGTCGAAAACGCGGTAAGTAGCACACAAGCCACACTGAGAAAAGCTATTGAAAGCAGTGGCAGAGTGGGTGAGCTGCCTAACTTAATAATCCTGCACGCTACACCAGGCTTTGAAGAATCAGTTATAGACGCTATCTATCAAGAGTTTGGCACTCTGGTGCCTTTAATCGGAGGAAGCGCTGCAGATAATGTACTTAAAGGGAATTGGCAAATATTCACATCCCAGGGCACCTCTCATCAAGGCGTATCCATTTCAGTCCTTTATCCCTCTTCGCCATGTGAGACGGGGTTTCATACCGGTTACTCCACAACAGGTATTAGCGGCGAGGTGACAAAAGTAGAACACCGCTCTATTCTTGAAATCGACGATCAACCAGCATTGGATATTTACCAAAGTTGGTGCTCAACACTTGGCAGCCATATTGTTGATGAAACAAGTCTATTTGCTACAACAAACCTCTACCCATTAGGTAGAATTGTAGGAAGCGTAGACTACCAACCTATCTACAAACTCTCGCACCCTGTCAAACGGTCTGCAAATGGCGAAGGTATCGAACTATTTACAGAAATAGCAAAAGGCGAGCGCATTCACTTAATGACAGGCTCTAAAGATCGCTTAATAAACAGGCCAGGGCGTGTCATCCAGCTTACAGGCGACTCATGTATTGACATGGGGGAACCACTTGGCGCGATAAACATATTCTGTGCCGGCTCTATGCTGCACATAGAAAGCGCAATGGACACGGTTTGCGAACAAGTACACTTAGCTTTGAATAAACAACCATTTATATGCCCATTCACCTATGGCGAGCAGGGTCGATTCGAAAGCGACATTAATGCTCACGGAAATTTAATGATTTCTTCGGTTGTATTCCATGAAAACAAGAG is a genomic window containing:
- a CDS encoding FIST signal transduction protein, translated to MKLITAFSHQEDISEAIQDLNSQIPPELNPSLALCYFTEEYSAETLRVALSARFPNTPIQGCTSCKGILTEKGFHRGPVVGLMLIEDSASISAYGTAIADTTVENAVSSTQATLRKAIESSGRVGELPNLIILHATPGFEESVIDAIYQEFGTLVPLIGGSAADNVLKGNWQIFTSQGTSHQGVSISVLYPSSPCETGFHTGYSTTGISGEVTKVEHRSILEIDDQPALDIYQSWCSTLGSHIVDETSLFATTNLYPLGRIVGSVDYQPIYKLSHPVKRSANGEGIELFTEIAKGERIHLMTGSKDRLINRPGRVIQLTGDSCIDMGEPLGAINIFCAGSMLHIESAMDTVCEQVHLALNKQPFICPFTYGEQGRFESDINAHGNLMISSVVFHENKRA